A single Musa acuminata AAA Group cultivar baxijiao chromosome BXJ2-1, Cavendish_Baxijiao_AAA, whole genome shotgun sequence DNA region contains:
- the LOC103983463 gene encoding transcription factor GAMYB isoform X2 has product MNGVPNESDRRMVPKDEIDSTSIEEDSSGGSLNGGNQVLKKGPWTSAEDAILIDYVKKHGEGNWNAVQKHTGLSRCGKSCRLRWANHLRPNLKKGAFTPEEEQLIIELHAKMGNKWARMAAHLPGRTDNEIKNYWNTRIKRRQRAGLPLYPPNINFQVSDENQQSKNVNEYSYSDKQPNELMQGSNFDIPDITFENFNANYGSLSYAPPFPDIAASNMLNQRIGSLHYPFTNPMSCVKHLRDSENLIPDLHGTDSDGLSTYEHFLFKPSGKIKQTFGLGYPYDPDPYGESLTPLESAVPGSHALLNGTFSASSPIDGTVKLELPSLQYTETDGNSWLACSSTPLEAADTYIESPPTTVSLQSECISPRNSGLLEALLHEAQTLGSAKKKPSDKSSSSTITPGNVAECSGVSISEKLEEYNDPISPLGRSASSVFNEYTPPISGSSLDEFPHSMAPSTSDNILVTAKHVSSPNVVDKGISPCRPDALLGSVWLDDGSQSAKDQSVFNDAIAILLGQDLCNEYKHLPSEPPSMLVQGFGLDSDPWNNMPSACQMP; this is encoded by the exons ATGAATGGTGTGCCAAATGAGAGTGACAGGAGAATGGTACCGAAGGACGAGATTGACTCCACATCGATTGAAGAAGATAGCAGCGGGGGATCATTGAATGGAGGAAATCAGGTTTTGAAGAAGGGACCCTGGACGTCGGCAGAGGATGCAATTCTGATTGATTATGTCAAGAAACATGGAGAGGGAAATTGGAATGCTGTTCAGAAGCACACGGGGCTCTCTCGATGTGGCAAAAGCTGTCGTCTACGGTGGGCAAATCACCTCAGGCCGAATTTGAAGAAAGGTGCTTTTACACCAGAAGAGGAGCAGTTGATCATCGAACTCCATGCTAAGATGGGTAACAAGTGGGCTCGGATGGCTGCACAT TTACCTGGGCGCACTGACAATGAGATAAAGAACTATTGGAATACACGAATAAAAAGGCGCCAGCGTGCTGGTTTGCCTCTTTACCCTCCTAATATAAACTTTCAAGTTTCTGATGAAAATCAGCAAAGCAAGAATGTGAATGAGTACAGTTACAGCGATAAACAGCCTAATGAGCTTATGCAGGGAAGCAACTTCGACATTCCTGATATTACATTTGAGAACTTTAATGCTAATTATGGGTCTTTATCCTATGCACCACCATTTCCGGATATAGCAGCTAGTAACATGCTAAATCAAAGGATTGGATCCCTTCACTATCCCTTCACAAATCCAATGAGTTGTGTCAAGCATCTTAGAGACTCTGAAAATTTAATTCCAGACTTACATGGTACTGACTCGGATGGGCTTTCCACGTACGAACATTTTTTGTTCAAGCCTTCAGGAAAGATAAAACAGACTTTTGGACTAGGTTATCCATACGACCCTGATCCCTATGGCGAGAGCCTGACACCTTTGGAAAGTGCAGTTCCTGGCAGCCATGCCCTTCTAAATGGCACCTTCTCTGCTTCTAGTCCCATTGATGGGACTGTGAAGTTGGAGCTCCCTTCACTCCAATATACAGAAACTGATGGTAATAGTTGGCTTGCATGTTCATCAACACCTCTTGAGGCAGCTGATACATATATTGAGTCTCCCCCAACAACAGTTTCGTTGCAATCTGAATGCATTTCACCACGAAATAGTGGTCTCTTGGAAGCATTGCTTCATGAGGCACAGACACTAGGCTCTGCAAAGAAAAAACCATCTGACAAGAGCTCCAGTTCTACTATTACACCCGGTAATGTGGCAGAATGTTCAGGGGTAAGTATCTCTGAGAAGTTGGAAGAATACAATGATCCAATATCTCCCTTGGGTCGTTCTGCTTCTTCTGTCTTCAACGAGTACACCCCTCCCATCAGTGGCAGTTCATTAGACGAGTTTCCACATTCAATGGCTCCTTCAA CTTCAGACAATATCTTGGTGACTGCCAAACATGTTTCCAGCCCTAATGTTGTGGATAAAGGCATATCACCCTGCAGGCCTGATGCTTTACTTGGATCAGTTTGGCTTGACGATGGTTCTCAAAGTGCAAAAGATCAGTCTGTCTTCAATGATGCGATAGCAATACTTTTGGGTCAAGATTTGTGCAATGAGTATAAACATCTACCTTCTGAACCACCATCTATGCTCGTGCAAGGATTTGGGCTCGACTCTGATCCATGGAATAATATGCCGAGTGCATGTCAAATGCCTTAA
- the LOC103983463 gene encoding transcription factor GAMYB isoform X1 yields MNGVPNESDRRMVPKDEIDSTSIEEDSSGGSLNGGNQVLKKGPWTSAEDAILIDYVKKHGEGNWNAVQKHTGLSRCGKSCRLRWANHLRPNLKKGAFTPEEEQLIIELHAKMGNKWARMAAHLPGRTDNEIKNYWNTRIKRRQRAGLPLYPPNINFQVSDENQQSKNVNEYSYSDKQPNELMQGSNFDIPDITFENFNANYGSLSYAPPFPDIAASNMLNQRIGSLHYPFTNPMSCVKHLRDSENLIPDLHGTDSDGLSTYEHFLFKPSGKIKQTFGLGYPYDPDPYGESLTPLESAVPGSHALLNGTFSASSPIDGTVKLELPSLQYTETDGNSWLACSSTPLEAADTYIESPPTTVSLQSECISPRNSGLLEALLHEAQTLGSAKKKPSDKSSSSTITPGNVAECSGVSISEKLEEYNDPISPLGRSASSVFNEYTPPISGSSLDEFPHSMAPSISAASDNILVTAKHVSSPNVVDKGISPCRPDALLGSVWLDDGSQSAKDQSVFNDAIAILLGQDLCNEYKHLPSEPPSMLVQGFGLDSDPWNNMPSACQMP; encoded by the exons ATGAATGGTGTGCCAAATGAGAGTGACAGGAGAATGGTACCGAAGGACGAGATTGACTCCACATCGATTGAAGAAGATAGCAGCGGGGGATCATTGAATGGAGGAAATCAGGTTTTGAAGAAGGGACCCTGGACGTCGGCAGAGGATGCAATTCTGATTGATTATGTCAAGAAACATGGAGAGGGAAATTGGAATGCTGTTCAGAAGCACACGGGGCTCTCTCGATGTGGCAAAAGCTGTCGTCTACGGTGGGCAAATCACCTCAGGCCGAATTTGAAGAAAGGTGCTTTTACACCAGAAGAGGAGCAGTTGATCATCGAACTCCATGCTAAGATGGGTAACAAGTGGGCTCGGATGGCTGCACAT TTACCTGGGCGCACTGACAATGAGATAAAGAACTATTGGAATACACGAATAAAAAGGCGCCAGCGTGCTGGTTTGCCTCTTTACCCTCCTAATATAAACTTTCAAGTTTCTGATGAAAATCAGCAAAGCAAGAATGTGAATGAGTACAGTTACAGCGATAAACAGCCTAATGAGCTTATGCAGGGAAGCAACTTCGACATTCCTGATATTACATTTGAGAACTTTAATGCTAATTATGGGTCTTTATCCTATGCACCACCATTTCCGGATATAGCAGCTAGTAACATGCTAAATCAAAGGATTGGATCCCTTCACTATCCCTTCACAAATCCAATGAGTTGTGTCAAGCATCTTAGAGACTCTGAAAATTTAATTCCAGACTTACATGGTACTGACTCGGATGGGCTTTCCACGTACGAACATTTTTTGTTCAAGCCTTCAGGAAAGATAAAACAGACTTTTGGACTAGGTTATCCATACGACCCTGATCCCTATGGCGAGAGCCTGACACCTTTGGAAAGTGCAGTTCCTGGCAGCCATGCCCTTCTAAATGGCACCTTCTCTGCTTCTAGTCCCATTGATGGGACTGTGAAGTTGGAGCTCCCTTCACTCCAATATACAGAAACTGATGGTAATAGTTGGCTTGCATGTTCATCAACACCTCTTGAGGCAGCTGATACATATATTGAGTCTCCCCCAACAACAGTTTCGTTGCAATCTGAATGCATTTCACCACGAAATAGTGGTCTCTTGGAAGCATTGCTTCATGAGGCACAGACACTAGGCTCTGCAAAGAAAAAACCATCTGACAAGAGCTCCAGTTCTACTATTACACCCGGTAATGTGGCAGAATGTTCAGGGGTAAGTATCTCTGAGAAGTTGGAAGAATACAATGATCCAATATCTCCCTTGGGTCGTTCTGCTTCTTCTGTCTTCAACGAGTACACCCCTCCCATCAGTGGCAGTTCATTAGACGAGTTTCCACATTCAATGGCTCCTTCAA TCTCTGCAGCTTCAGACAATATCTTGGTGACTGCCAAACATGTTTCCAGCCCTAATGTTGTGGATAAAGGCATATCACCCTGCAGGCCTGATGCTTTACTTGGATCAGTTTGGCTTGACGATGGTTCTCAAAGTGCAAAAGATCAGTCTGTCTTCAATGATGCGATAGCAATACTTTTGGGTCAAGATTTGTGCAATGAGTATAAACATCTACCTTCTGAACCACCATCTATGCTCGTGCAAGGATTTGGGCTCGACTCTGATCCATGGAATAATATGCCGAGTGCATGTCAAATGCCTTAA
- the LOC135598566 gene encoding probable WRKY transcription factor 3 isoform X2, with translation MQDAKKIEIAKPVASRPFASFRPLPELLARATSSSPTPSSAERTVAIKPRTMRFKSSSYDSAAEAVPPPDDASEKRSVATMGSDSVSSFIYKPTAKLVSRTLNLGNFDQVLDQVKTSNSRPQNSASASQSEPNQAYDPSKSVTAGELDTRNQQSADRPSYDGYNWRKYGQKQVKGSEYPRSYYKCTHPTCPVKKKVERSLDGQIAEIVYKGEHNHPKPQPPKRPSSGSQVADEHGRETGNPPWSNSLDNHDGVIPTYHFSHDHVLATADDSSTRVVKVGGRAAAVDHDKLDCKRRKNDDRASGGNSVGEGAAEPHSVMQASSSVGSDISGDGYHWRKYGQKVVKGNTFPRSYYRCTNPKCPVRKYVERSSEDSAHLVTTYEGRHNHEMPVRRASRAASDPETAAAPDGLQL, from the exons ATGCAAGATGCAAAGAAGATTGAGATTGCCAAGCCTGTGGCGTCGAGACCTTTCGCCAGTTTCAGGCCACTTCCTGAGCTCCTCGCGAGAGCGACCAGTTCCTCTCCGACGCCTTCTTCTGCTGAGAGAACAGTCGCCATCAAGCCGAGGACTATGAGATTCAAATCCTCGTCGTACGATTCTGCAGCTGAAGCTGTTCCACCGCCT GATGATGCATCCGAGAAGAGATCCGTGGCAACCATGGGATCAGATTCCGTGTCAAGCTTCATCTACAAACCTACTGCAAAGCTTGTTTCAAGAACCCTTAATCTG GGAAACTTCGATCAAGTTCTTGACCAAGTAAAAACATCAAACAGCCGACCTCAGAATTCAGCATCAGCTTCACAATCTGAACCGAACCAGGCATACGATCCTTCCAAGTCAGTGACGGCCGGCGAGCTTGATACGAGGAACCAGCAATCGGCAGATCGGCCGTCTTATGACGGctacaactggagaaaatatggACAGAAGCAAGTAAAAGGAAGTGAGTACCCGAGAAGCTACTACAAGTGCACACATCCCACTTGCCCTGTAAAGAAGAAGGTGGAGAGGTCACTTGACGGGCAGATAGCTGAGATCGTGTACAAGGGCGAGCACAACCACCCCAAGCCTCAGCCTCCCAAGCGACCCTCGTCAGGTTCACAGGTCGCCGATGAGCATGGAAGAGAGACTGGTAATCCCCCATGGAGTAATTCTCTGGATAACCACGATGGAGTGATTCCCACCTATCATTTTTCCCACGATCATGTTCTCGCTACCGCTGATGATTCAAGCACTCGAGTTGTCAAGGTTGGAGGCAGAGCAGCTGCTGTGGATCATGACAAGCTTGATTGCAAGAGAAG GAAGAACGACGACCGAGCGAGTGGAGGGAACAGTGTTGGAGAAGGTGCTGCAGAGCCCCACTCCGTGATGCAAGCCTCCTCCTCCGTGGGATCTGACATCTCTGGGGATGGCTATCACTGGAGAAAGTATGGACAAAAGGTGGTGAAGGGCAATACTTTTCCAAG AAGCTACTACAGATGCACCAACCCGAAGTGTCCCGTGCGCAAGTATGTGGAGAGGTCGTCAGAGGATTCGGCACATCTCGTCACAACGTACGAGGGAAGGCACAACCATGAGATGCCAGTAAGAAGAGCGAGCCGTGCTGCTTCTGACCCTGAGACGGCAGCAGCTCCTGATGGCCTCCAATTGTAA
- the LOC135598566 gene encoding probable WRKY transcription factor 3 isoform X1, whose translation MYLFLLMLAFPYMQQYAISSRVAEVCWWTDSTGLPKLNGVRRCRLVDRRKMQDAKKIEIAKPVASRPFASFRPLPELLARATSSSPTPSSAERTVAIKPRTMRFKSSSYDSAAEAVPPPDDASEKRSVATMGSDSVSSFIYKPTAKLVSRTLNLGNFDQVLDQVKTSNSRPQNSASASQSEPNQAYDPSKSVTAGELDTRNQQSADRPSYDGYNWRKYGQKQVKGSEYPRSYYKCTHPTCPVKKKVERSLDGQIAEIVYKGEHNHPKPQPPKRPSSGSQVADEHGRETGNPPWSNSLDNHDGVIPTYHFSHDHVLATADDSSTRVVKVGGRAAAVDHDKLDCKRRKNDDRASGGNSVGEGAAEPHSVMQASSSVGSDISGDGYHWRKYGQKVVKGNTFPRSYYRCTNPKCPVRKYVERSSEDSAHLVTTYEGRHNHEMPVRRASRAASDPETAAAPDGLQL comes from the exons ATGTATCTGTTCCTTCTGATGTTGGCTTTCCCATACATGCAGCAGTACGCCATCAGCTCTCGCGTTGCGGAAGTCTGTTGGTGGACGGATTCCACTGGCTTACCGAAGCTAAATGGTGTTCGGCGTTGTCGATTAGTTGATCGGCGGAAGATGCAAGATGCAAAGAAGATTGAGATTGCCAAGCCTGTGGCGTCGAGACCTTTCGCCAGTTTCAGGCCACTTCCTGAGCTCCTCGCGAGAGCGACCAGTTCCTCTCCGACGCCTTCTTCTGCTGAGAGAACAGTCGCCATCAAGCCGAGGACTATGAGATTCAAATCCTCGTCGTACGATTCTGCAGCTGAAGCTGTTCCACCGCCT GATGATGCATCCGAGAAGAGATCCGTGGCAACCATGGGATCAGATTCCGTGTCAAGCTTCATCTACAAACCTACTGCAAAGCTTGTTTCAAGAACCCTTAATCTG GGAAACTTCGATCAAGTTCTTGACCAAGTAAAAACATCAAACAGCCGACCTCAGAATTCAGCATCAGCTTCACAATCTGAACCGAACCAGGCATACGATCCTTCCAAGTCAGTGACGGCCGGCGAGCTTGATACGAGGAACCAGCAATCGGCAGATCGGCCGTCTTATGACGGctacaactggagaaaatatggACAGAAGCAAGTAAAAGGAAGTGAGTACCCGAGAAGCTACTACAAGTGCACACATCCCACTTGCCCTGTAAAGAAGAAGGTGGAGAGGTCACTTGACGGGCAGATAGCTGAGATCGTGTACAAGGGCGAGCACAACCACCCCAAGCCTCAGCCTCCCAAGCGACCCTCGTCAGGTTCACAGGTCGCCGATGAGCATGGAAGAGAGACTGGTAATCCCCCATGGAGTAATTCTCTGGATAACCACGATGGAGTGATTCCCACCTATCATTTTTCCCACGATCATGTTCTCGCTACCGCTGATGATTCAAGCACTCGAGTTGTCAAGGTTGGAGGCAGAGCAGCTGCTGTGGATCATGACAAGCTTGATTGCAAGAGAAG GAAGAACGACGACCGAGCGAGTGGAGGGAACAGTGTTGGAGAAGGTGCTGCAGAGCCCCACTCCGTGATGCAAGCCTCCTCCTCCGTGGGATCTGACATCTCTGGGGATGGCTATCACTGGAGAAAGTATGGACAAAAGGTGGTGAAGGGCAATACTTTTCCAAG AAGCTACTACAGATGCACCAACCCGAAGTGTCCCGTGCGCAAGTATGTGGAGAGGTCGTCAGAGGATTCGGCACATCTCGTCACAACGTACGAGGGAAGGCACAACCATGAGATGCCAGTAAGAAGAGCGAGCCGTGCTGCTTCTGACCCTGAGACGGCAGCAGCTCCTGATGGCCTCCAATTGTAA